The Rhodococcus rhodochrous DNA window ACCTACAGTGCCTTCGGCGACGCGTTCCCCCTCGACCGGTTCCCCGAGCTCGTCGCGGCCGCACCGAAGGGCCTGTTCATGACGGGCACGGCCCTCATCGACATCGACGGCGACACCGCGACCGGCACCCAGCCGCTGTGCTTCGTCGAACATTCCACGCACGACATGCGGATCGGCTACTACAACGACACCTACGTCCGCACGGCCGACGGCTGGCGACTGCGCACCCGCGCGATGACCTTCATCCGCCGCAGCGGAACCCACGACTCCGGCATCCCCCACGCCTTCGAACCGGCATGAACGTCACCGAATTCAGGACCGCCGTCCGAACCTGGCTCGACGAGAACGATCTGACCCCCGGACCGGATCACTCGTTCGACGCGCAGGTCGAACAACTCGCCCGCGTGCGGCGGGAACTCTACGACGCGGGCTGGATGCGCTACGGCTGGCCCGAGGAGGTCGGCGGACTCGGCGGCGAGGCCGTCCTGCGTGCCGTGCTCGGCGAGGAGGTCGCGACCCGCGACCTCGCCGAGCCGGGCATCTATTCGATGATCGAGGTGCTCGCGCCCACCATGATCTCCTACGCGCGACCCGAACTCGCGGCGGAGATGGTGCCGAAACTGCTCCGCGGTGAGGAACAGTGGTGCCAGGGCTTCTCGGAGCCCGGCTCGGGCAGCGACCTCGCGTCGCTGTCCACCCGGGCCGAGCAACGCGGCGACGAGTGGGTGATCAACGGGCAGAAGGTCTGGACGTCGCTCGCCCAGTTCGCCTCCCGCTGCGTGCTGCTCACCCGTACCGCGCCGGGGCACAAGGGCATCACCGCCTTCTTCGTCGACATGGACACCCCGGGCATCACCGTCCGGCCGCTGCGCACGATGCACGGCGTCGACGAGTTCGCCGAGGTGTACTTCGACGACGTCGTCGTGCCGGCCGACCGTATGCTGGGCAATCCCGGCGACGGCTGGAAGCTTGCGATGGATCTGCTTCCGCACGAACGGTCGACATGCTTCTGGCATCGCATCGCCTATCTGTTCACCCGGTTGGATCGACTTGTGGACGAGACCGATTCGACGACCGACGACGAACTCGGCGCGGCCTACCTCGCGCTGCACACCGTGCGGTGCCGGTCGCTCGCCACCCAGCAGCGACTGGCGTCGGGCGCGTCGCTCGGCCCCGAGACCTCCGTCGACAAGATCCTCCTCGCGACCGCCGAACAGCAGTTGTTCGACACCGCGCGGGATCTGCTTCCCGGCGTACTCGAACTGTCCGACACCGAATGGCGGACCGAATTCCTGTATTCCCGTGCGGCGACGATCTACGGCGGCACCGCCGAGATCCAACGCAACATCGTCGCGCGCCGACTTCTCGATCTGGGGGCGGAGTGACGACCTACAGCACTGCACCGGCGCCGGATTCGGACCTCGGCCTGCTCGAGGACGCACTGCGCAAGACCATGGAGAGCACGACCGGTGCCACACTCGACGCGGCGCTGGTCGATCTGGGCTGGCACGACATGCTCACCGAGATGCCCGACGACACGATCCCCATGGTGTTCCGGCTGCTCGGCGAGACCGGCGCGCACGCCCCGGTGATCAACGACGTCGTGCTCGTCGACGCGGGTCGTGAGGCCGGTGGGGTCGTACCCCTCCCCTACACCGGCCGACAGTGGATCGAGTGGGCACGCGAGGACCGGGACACCACCGCGCTCGACGCGGAACTGCCGATCGCGACGGTCGGATCCGGTGATCCGGTGCCGGTCGCAGCGGCACGTCGTGCGCTCGGCTGGTGGCTGGTCGGAACGAGCCGAGCGATGCTCGACTCGGCCCGTACCCACGCTCTCGACCGCACGCAGTTCGGCAAGCCGATCGCCGGCTTCCAGGCGGTGCGGCACCGGCTCGCGGAGACGTACGTCGCCGTCGAGGGCGCGGAGGCCACCCTGCGTGCCGCCACCGACGAGCTCGGTTCCCTGCTCGCGAAGGCCGCCGCGGGTCGCGCGGCGATCATCGCGGCACGGCACTGCCAGCAGGTCCTCGGCGGTATCGGCTTCACCGCCGAGCACGACCTGCACCGACACATCAAACGGGCACTGGTGCTCGACGGTCTGCTCGGCAGTTCACGGGAACTGACCCGCGAGGCCGGTGCCCTCATCCGCGCGGAGGGTTCGGCGCCGCGCCTGGTGCACCTCTGACCGTCCATCCGGTTCGGCGTCAGCCCTCGACGACCACACGGAACTCGTCGAGGGAGCTGTCGGTCGCGTCGGGCACGTTCATGCCGGCACCCACACCGCTGTGGAGGTAGTCGACGACCGCGCGGTCGAGCCGCTCACCCGGTACGACCGCGGGGATACCCGGCGGGTACGGCGTGAGCTGTTCCGCCGCGATGCGGCCGACGGCGCGGGCGGCGGAGACCATCTCGGTCCTGCCGAAGAACGCGTCGCGCGGAGACATCACCGATTCGAGCTGCAGTTCGTCCGGACTCGGCAGCTCGATCCGGGGCGGCGGATCGAAGGACTCCGCCGCCCGGGACAGTGCTTCGAGCGCGGAGACGAGCCGATCGGCGGTGTCCTCGTCGTCGGACATGGACATCGTGGCGAGGATCCTGCGGTGGTCGCTCATGCCGACGTCGAGACGACAGTTCTCCCGCAGCCAGTCGGCGCACTGATAACCCGAGACGCCGAGTTCGTCGAGGTCCATGAGCACCTGGAGGCGGTCGAGATCGTGCGAGGCCTCGTCGCCGAGCAGCCGGTCGTCGAGGACGGAGATCCCGTCGATCCTCTCGATGCGTTCGCGCGTAGTCCGGGCCAGGTCGAGCGCACTGCCGAGCAGTTCGGTGCCGTGCTCGACCATCTGCCGTCGCCATCCGTCGATCGCCGAGTAGATCAACACGTTGGGGCTGGTGGTCATGAGCAGATCGGCGCAATCCGACAGGTGGGAGGCGTCGACCAGGTCTCCCTGGACGTGGTACACCGAGCCCTGCTCGAAACCGGCACCCATCTTGTGCACACTCACCACGCAGACATCGGCACCGGCATCCATCGCCCAGGTCGGCAGGTCGTCGTGGAAGGGCAGATGCGCGCCCCACGCCTCGTCGACGATGAGCGGCTTTCCGCGTTCGTGGCAGACGTCCGCGATGCCCGCGATGTCGGCGCACGTCCCGTACGGACTGGGGCTGACGATCAGTGCACCGGCCGCGTCGGGGTACTTGTCCCACATTTCTCGAACCTGCTGTGGTGAGGGTGGATGGGAGAAGTGCATCTCCTCGTCCCACTGCGGGGTGATCCAACGCGGGGTGACGCCACTGAAGATCAGGCCGGCGACGATCGACTTGTGCGAGTCGCGTCCGAGCAGCAGGCCGCCCGGATCGTTGCCGGCGACGGCCATCATCGCGGCCTTGACCGACAAGGAGCTTCCGCAGGTCGAGAAGAAGGCCTGCTCGGCTCCGACCGCCTCGGCCATGAGTTCTTCTGCTCTGCTCAGATATCCGTTGCGCGTCAGACGGTCGTCGAGGCCACCGGAGGCGAGGACATCCGCACGGAACGAGTCCCGCCCGAGCACTTCCGCGACGCGTTCGTCCACGCCGCGGCCCTGCCGGTGTCCCGGCGGGGAGAAGCCGTAGCGGTCGAGCCGGCGGTATTCCTCGACAGCGCTGAGCAACGGGGTTTCCGACTGGTCCATGCCTGTCGGTTACCCGGGCCTGAGATCTGCAATCAGCTCGATCGGTGCGCCCCGTTCTTCGACGGGTCGGGGTGGTTCGAGAACCACAGGCTCTCCTCGGTGAGGCGGCAACTCTTCCAGCCCTCGGAGGTCCGCACGACCTCGTGGTGGTAGTTGCCCCCGCAATAGGTCAGGCCGTCGACGCCGGGGAGTTGCATGGGGTTGTAGAACATCGCCCGTACCGTCGCACGGTCGCCGTCGAGGTCGACCTCGACGTTGGTGACGAAGTGCTGCGACATCGGCAGGTACGACAGCGCCTTCTGCAGCTGCGCGAGCACTTCGTCCCTCGGTCCGGGCTGGTATCCCACGGAGCTGTAGTCGAGATGGGCGTCCTCGGTGAAGACCGATTCCATCTTCTTCCAGTCCTTGGTGTCCACCGCCGTTGCATAGCGGTAGAGGAGTTCGGTGATGGCGTACTTGTCGCACAGCTCGTCGGGCGTCATGAGGCTCCTTCGACTTCGTCCGGAATTTCATTCTTTCAGAAGAGAACCCCCTTTCCAATACCCTTGTTCTGAGGCATGATCCGTATATGGGACAACTTGACTCTCTTCACGATCTGAGCGGGAAAACTGCTGTCGTCACAGGTGGTTCGCGTGGCATCGGCCGCGCCATCGCGCAGATCCTCGCCGAACACGGCGCCGACGTCGTCGTCGCCTCCCGCAAGCTCGACGCGTGCGAACTCGCCGCGAAGGAGATCGAGGCATCCACCGGCAGCAAGGTGCTCCCCGTCGCCTGCCATGTCGGACAGTGGGACGACTGCAACACGCTCGTCGACACGACCCTCGACCATTTCGGGCGTCTCGACATCCTCGTCAACAATGCCGGAATGTCGCCGCTCTACCAGGATCTCGAATCCATCACCGAAGAGTTGTACGACAAGACCTTCGGCGTGAACCTCAAGGGCCCGTTCCGGCTTGCGGTTCGCGCCGGCACGTACATGGCGGAGCACGACGGCGGGTCGATCGTCAACATCGGCACCGCCGGGTCGCTCACGGCGAGTGTGCGCGAACTCCCCTACGCATGCGCGAAGGCCGGCCTGAACGCCCTCACGGTGGGCCTGGCAGAGGCTTACGCACCGAAAGTGCGTGTCAATTCGATCCTTCCGGGTCCGTTCCGTACCGACCTGTCGAAGGCATGGGCTCCGCCGGAAGGCGAGGAGGCATCCTTCGTGCCGTTGCGTCGCATGGGCCGGCCCGAGGAGGTCGCGCCACTCGCACTCCATCTGGCCAGCGACGCGTCGAGTTTCACCACCGGCGCGATCATCCGCGTCGACGGTGGTGTCACCCGTAAGGTCTGAGACACACGCGTGCGGGGCCGCCTCCGGGATTCGGAGGCGGCCCCACACGTAACTGCGTTGTCCATCGGCTACCGGAATCGCCATACGCTACAACAATTTCCGCGGCGAATGGCGAAAGCGGTAGCGAATGCCCCGTGCGCTAGCGGATGTTGTCCTTCATCTCGTCGAGATTCATCAGGACCGGCCACCCACTGTCGCTGAGGGCGTTGCCGTGTCCCGTCTGGTGGATGTCGAAGACCGACTGGATCGCGGCGTAGAAGCCCTGCACGTCGAGAGTCTGGTTGACGGCCCGCTTGGCCTGCCGCAGGCCGAAGGGATGCATCTTCGCGATCTGCTCGGCGAGCGTGCGTACTTCGGTGTCGAGATCGGCGCGGGGCACGACGCGGTTCACCATGCCCGTCTGCTCCGCTTCCTCCGCGGTGACCGGCCGGCCGGTGAAGAGGATCTCCTTGGCCTTGCGTGGGCCGAGTTCCCAGGTGTGCCCGTGATATTCGACGCCGCCGATACCCATGAGGACCACAGGATCGGAGAACGACGCGTCGTCGGCCGCGACGATGAGATCGCACGGCCAGCACAGCAGGAGGCCACCGGAGATGCACCGGCCCTGCACCGCGGCGATG harbors:
- a CDS encoding nuclear transport factor 2 family protein; the protein is MSTTDRSITDDLVEINQLLARYAVNMTKNDVEGVVSVFTPDGTYSAFGDAFPLDRFPELVAAAPKGLFMTGTALIDIDGDTATGTQPLCFVEHSTHDMRIGYYNDTYVRTADGWRLRTRAMTFIRRSGTHDSGIPHAFEPA
- a CDS encoding acyl-CoA dehydrogenase family protein — protein: MNVTEFRTAVRTWLDENDLTPGPDHSFDAQVEQLARVRRELYDAGWMRYGWPEEVGGLGGEAVLRAVLGEEVATRDLAEPGIYSMIEVLAPTMISYARPELAAEMVPKLLRGEEQWCQGFSEPGSGSDLASLSTRAEQRGDEWVINGQKVWTSLAQFASRCVLLTRTAPGHKGITAFFVDMDTPGITVRPLRTMHGVDEFAEVYFDDVVVPADRMLGNPGDGWKLAMDLLPHERSTCFWHRIAYLFTRLDRLVDETDSTTDDELGAAYLALHTVRCRSLATQQRLASGASLGPETSVDKILLATAEQQLFDTARDLLPGVLELSDTEWRTEFLYSRAATIYGGTAEIQRNIVARRLLDLGAE
- a CDS encoding SDR family NAD(P)-dependent oxidoreductase: MGQLDSLHDLSGKTAVVTGGSRGIGRAIAQILAEHGADVVVASRKLDACELAAKEIEASTGSKVLPVACHVGQWDDCNTLVDTTLDHFGRLDILVNNAGMSPLYQDLESITEELYDKTFGVNLKGPFRLAVRAGTYMAEHDGGSIVNIGTAGSLTASVRELPYACAKAGLNALTVGLAEAYAPKVRVNSILPGPFRTDLSKAWAPPEGEEASFVPLRRMGRPEEVAPLALHLASDASSFTTGAIIRVDGGVTRKV
- a CDS encoding aminotransferase class I/II-fold pyridoxal phosphate-dependent enzyme is translated as MDQSETPLLSAVEEYRRLDRYGFSPPGHRQGRGVDERVAEVLGRDSFRADVLASGGLDDRLTRNGYLSRAEELMAEAVGAEQAFFSTCGSSLSVKAAMMAVAGNDPGGLLLGRDSHKSIVAGLIFSGVTPRWITPQWDEEMHFSHPPSPQQVREMWDKYPDAAGALIVSPSPYGTCADIAGIADVCHERGKPLIVDEAWGAHLPFHDDLPTWAMDAGADVCVVSVHKMGAGFEQGSVYHVQGDLVDASHLSDCADLLMTTSPNVLIYSAIDGWRRQMVEHGTELLGSALDLARTTRERIERIDGISVLDDRLLGDEASHDLDRLQVLMDLDELGVSGYQCADWLRENCRLDVGMSDHRRILATMSMSDDEDTADRLVSALEALSRAAESFDPPPRIELPSPDELQLESVMSPRDAFFGRTEMVSAARAVGRIAAEQLTPYPPGIPAVVPGERLDRAVVDYLHSGVGAGMNVPDATDSSLDEFRVVVEG
- a CDS encoding nuclear transport factor 2 family protein encodes the protein MTPDELCDKYAITELLYRYATAVDTKDWKKMESVFTEDAHLDYSSVGYQPGPRDEVLAQLQKALSYLPMSQHFVTNVEVDLDGDRATVRAMFYNPMQLPGVDGLTYCGGNYHHEVVRTSEGWKSCRLTEESLWFSNHPDPSKNGAHRSS
- a CDS encoding enoyl-CoA hydratase, which translates into the protein MADKYIGYETSDRIATITLNRPEVANAQNGALLDELDAAWTRAGDDPEVSVIVLRAEGKHFSAGHDLRSGEPVPDKITLEMIYRNESRRYLEYSLRWRNIPKPSIAAVQGRCISGGLLLCWPCDLIVAADDASFSDPVVLMGIGGVEYHGHTWELGPRKAKEILFTGRPVTAEEAEQTGMVNRVVPRADLDTEVRTLAEQIAKMHPFGLRQAKRAVNQTLDVQGFYAAIQSVFDIHQTGHGNALSDSGWPVLMNLDEMKDNIR
- a CDS encoding acyl-CoA dehydrogenase family protein, translated to MESTTGATLDAALVDLGWHDMLTEMPDDTIPMVFRLLGETGAHAPVINDVVLVDAGREAGGVVPLPYTGRQWIEWAREDRDTTALDAELPIATVGSGDPVPVAAARRALGWWLVGTSRAMLDSARTHALDRTQFGKPIAGFQAVRHRLAETYVAVEGAEATLRAATDELGSLLAKAAAGRAAIIAARHCQQVLGGIGFTAEHDLHRHIKRALVLDGLLGSSRELTREAGALIRAEGSAPRLVHL